In Eschrichtius robustus isolate mEscRob2 chromosome 2, mEscRob2.pri, whole genome shotgun sequence, a single window of DNA contains:
- the BTNL9 gene encoding butyrophilin-like protein 9 isoform X2, translating to MHSEEVRVVGHGEPILAHVGDEVEFSCHLSPYRNAEHMEIRWFRSQASDVVHLYRERQEFYGQQMAQFQNRTELITDEIADGSVTLRLHPVVPADEGPYGCRFVSSDFTGEAVWELEVAGLGSDPQISLEGFKQEGIQLRCSSSGWYPKPQSQWRDHQGRCLPPETEVIVKDAQGLFSLETSVVVQGGAHSNVSCSIQNPLLGQKKEFVVQIADVFLPGTSPWKRAFLGTLVGTLLLLALLPTLALYFFRKQRRSQEKLKKQAEKDKGKLTEELGKLQVELDWRKAEGQAEHSI from the exons ATGCACTCAG AGGAGGTCAGGGTGGTAGGCCATGGGGAGCCCATTCTGGCACACGTCGGGGATGAGGTGGAATTCTCGTGCCACCTGTCGCCGTACCGGAACGCTGAGCACATGGAGATCCGCTGGTTCCGGAGCCAGGCCTCGGACGTGGTGCACCTGTACCGGGAGCGGCAGGAGTTCTATGGCCAGCAGATGGCGCAGTTCCAGAACAGGACCGAACTCATCACGGACGAGATCGCTGATGGCAGCGTGACCCTGAGGCTCCACCCCGTGGTCCCCGCTGACGAGGGTCCGTACGGGTGCCGCTTCGTCTCCAGCGACTTCACTGGGGAAGCGGTCTGGGAGCTGGAGGTGGCAG GGCTGGGCTCGGACCCTCAAATCTCCCTTGAGGGCTTCAAGCAGGAAGGCATTCAGCTAAGGTGCAGCTCCAGTGGCTGGTACCCCAAGCCACAGTCTCAGTGGAGAGACCATCAGGGACGATGCCTGCCTCCAGAGACTGAAGTCATCGTCAAGGATGCCCAAGGCCTGTTCAGTCTGGAAACCTCTGTGGTCGTCCAAGGGGGGGCCCACAGCAACGTGTCCTGCTCCATCCAGAACCCCCTCCTGGGCCAGAAGAAAGAGTTCGTGGTCCAGATAGCAG ACGTATTTTTACCCGGAACCTCTCCCTGGAAGAGAGCTTTCCTCGGGACTCTGGTGGGAACGCTTCTCCTCCTGGCTCTCCTCCCGACGCTGGCGCTGTACTTCTTTCGGAAGCAACGGAGGTCCCAAG aAAAGCTGAAGAAGCAGGCGGAGAAGGACAAAG GGAAACTCACAGAAGAACTCG GGAAACTTCAAGTGGAGCTGG ACTGGAGAAAGGCTGAAGGCCAGGCTG AGCACTCCATTTGA
- the BTNL9 gene encoding butyrophilin-like protein 9 isoform X1 has protein sequence MDFPVSLDSYQRVRLPSSLFFLTHLLLLLQPGEMHSEEVRVVGHGEPILAHVGDEVEFSCHLSPYRNAEHMEIRWFRSQASDVVHLYRERQEFYGQQMAQFQNRTELITDEIADGSVTLRLHPVVPADEGPYGCRFVSSDFTGEAVWELEVAGLGSDPQISLEGFKQEGIQLRCSSSGWYPKPQSQWRDHQGRCLPPETEVIVKDAQGLFSLETSVVVQGGAHSNVSCSIQNPLLGQKKEFVVQIADVFLPGTSPWKRAFLGTLVGTLLLLALLPTLALYFFRKQRRSQEKLKKQAEKDKGKLTEELGKLQVELDWRKAEGQAEWRAAQQHAVDVTLDPGSAHPSLEVSEDGKSVSSRRMAPGSAAGDPQRFSGQMCVLSRERFSAGRHYWEVHVGRRSRWFLGACLAAVPRAGQARLSPAGGYWVMGLWNGCEYFVLDPHRVALTMRVPPRCVGILLDCEAGKLSFFNVSNGSHIFTFTDTFSGTLCAYFRPRAHDGSEHPDPLTICPLPVREKRVPEEEDSDTWLQPYEPSDPALAMW, from the exons ATGGATTTCCCAGTCTCCCTGGACTCCTACCAGCGAGTACGTCTTCCCAGCAGTCTCTTCTTCCTcactcacctcctcctcctccttcagccCGGGGAGATGCACTCAG AGGAGGTCAGGGTGGTAGGCCATGGGGAGCCCATTCTGGCACACGTCGGGGATGAGGTGGAATTCTCGTGCCACCTGTCGCCGTACCGGAACGCTGAGCACATGGAGATCCGCTGGTTCCGGAGCCAGGCCTCGGACGTGGTGCACCTGTACCGGGAGCGGCAGGAGTTCTATGGCCAGCAGATGGCGCAGTTCCAGAACAGGACCGAACTCATCACGGACGAGATCGCTGATGGCAGCGTGACCCTGAGGCTCCACCCCGTGGTCCCCGCTGACGAGGGTCCGTACGGGTGCCGCTTCGTCTCCAGCGACTTCACTGGGGAAGCGGTCTGGGAGCTGGAGGTGGCAG GGCTGGGCTCGGACCCTCAAATCTCCCTTGAGGGCTTCAAGCAGGAAGGCATTCAGCTAAGGTGCAGCTCCAGTGGCTGGTACCCCAAGCCACAGTCTCAGTGGAGAGACCATCAGGGACGATGCCTGCCTCCAGAGACTGAAGTCATCGTCAAGGATGCCCAAGGCCTGTTCAGTCTGGAAACCTCTGTGGTCGTCCAAGGGGGGGCCCACAGCAACGTGTCCTGCTCCATCCAGAACCCCCTCCTGGGCCAGAAGAAAGAGTTCGTGGTCCAGATAGCAG ACGTATTTTTACCCGGAACCTCTCCCTGGAAGAGAGCTTTCCTCGGGACTCTGGTGGGAACGCTTCTCCTCCTGGCTCTCCTCCCGACGCTGGCGCTGTACTTCTTTCGGAAGCAACGGAGGTCCCAAG aAAAGCTGAAGAAGCAGGCGGAGAAGGACAAAG GGAAACTCACAGAAGAACTCG GGAAACTTCAAGTGGAGCTGG ACTGGAGAAAGGCTGAAGGCCAGGCTG AGTGGAGAGCAGCCCAACAACATGCAG TGGATGTGACCCTGGATCCTGGCTCCGCCCACCCCAGCCTGGAGGTCTCCGAGGATGGCAAGAGCGTGTCCTCCCGCAGGATGGCGCCGGGCTCAGCGGCGGGTGACCCCCAGCGGTTCTCCGGGCAGATGTGCGTTCTAAGCCGGGAGCGCTTCTCCGCGGGCCGCCACTACTGGGAGGTGCACGTGGGCCGCCGCAGCCGCTGGTTCCTAGGCGCGTGCCTGGCAGCGGTGCCGCGCGCAGGGCAGGCGCGCCTGAGCCCGGCGGGTGGCTACTGGGTGATGGGGCTGTGGAACGGCTGCGAGTACTTCGTGCTGGACCCGCACCGCGTCGCGCTCACCATGCGCGTGCCACCCCGGTGCGTGGGCATCTTGCTGGACTGCGAGGCGGGAAAGCTGTCCTTCTTCAACGTATCCAATGGCTCCCACATCTTCACCTTCACGGACACCTTCTCTGGGACACTCTGCGCGTATTtcaggcctagagcccatgacgGCAGCGAACACCCAGATCCACTTACCATCTGCCCATTGCCAGTTAGAGAGAAACGCGTCCCCGAAGAGGAGGACAGTGACACCTGGTTACAACCCTATGAGCCCTCGGACCCCGCCCTGGCCATGTGGTGA